The Bacteroidota bacterium genome includes a region encoding these proteins:
- a CDS encoding DUF1028 domain-containing protein has translation MKQVISALIFFICTPLFAQHTFSICAVDPVTGEVGSAGASCIENSHIISDVHPGVGVIHTQAYYVPGNQNYAEHLMDSGVAPLAIIDSLVLNDFFNNSTIRQYGVVDLGDGGRSAAFTGESCSEWKGHLTGTTYAIQGNILLGPEILDGMETNFINTDGNLACKLMAALQGAKVPGADTRCLDAGISALSSFIRVAKPTDAANSLWLDLKVTDVEGDSVDPIDSLQTIFDALGGCDFTGLHDIRNNDAAPVIYPQPSMDVIIFSLNDKFDDIEIYDLNGRLLFTENINGKNSITINSADWGRGIYLYILTKDDRVTSGKIIVE, from the coding sequence ATGAAACAGGTAATTTCCGCTTTAATATTCTTCATTTGCACTCCATTATTTGCGCAACATACATTTTCTATATGTGCAGTTGACCCTGTTACCGGTGAGGTTGGCAGTGCAGGTGCGTCTTGTATAGAAAATTCACATATTATCAGTGATGTTCATCCGGGAGTGGGAGTTATTCATACTCAGGCTTATTATGTTCCGGGTAATCAAAATTATGCTGAACACCTTATGGACTCAGGAGTTGCACCTTTGGCAATTATTGATTCCTTAGTATTAAACGATTTTTTTAACAATTCTACAATACGTCAATATGGCGTGGTTGATCTTGGGGATGGAGGCAGAAGTGCTGCTTTTACAGGCGAAAGTTGCAGCGAATGGAAAGGACATCTTACGGGAACTACCTACGCAATTCAGGGAAATATTTTATTGGGACCTGAAATTTTGGATGGCATGGAAACAAATTTCATCAATACCGATGGAAATTTAGCTTGTAAATTAATGGCTGCTCTTCAGGGAGCAAAAGTTCCTGGTGCTGATACACGTTGTTTGGATGCCGGAATTTCTGCTTTATCTTCCTTTATTCGTGTGGCTAAACCAACTGATGCTGCAAATAGTCTCTGGCTCGATCTTAAAGTTACAGATGTGGAAGGCGATAGTGTTGATCCGATAGATTCTTTACAAACAATATTTGATGCATTGGGTGGCTGTGATTTTACTGGTTTGCACGACATCAGAAATAATGATGCGGCACCGGTAATTTATCCGCAACCTTCCATGGATGTTATCATTTTTAGTTTGAATGATAAATTTGATGATATAGAAATTTATGACCTCAATGGAAGATTATTATTCACCGAAAATATCAACGGAAAAAATTCCATAACAATAAATAGCGCTGATTGGGGAAGAGGAATATATTTATATATACTCACAAAGGATGACCGTGTTACCTCCGGAAAAATAATTGTGGAATAA